GGGCTCGAGCCTGACCTGGGGCAGGATGCTGCTGATGGTCTCGGGATAGCAGAGTTCGGTGCCCGGCGTCTTGGCGGTGGCGGTGCCGCAGGCGACGGCCAGGCGCAGGGCCTCGCTCCAGTCGGCGCCCTCGGCGCGAGCTAGAAGCGCCCCCGCCAGCATCGAATCGCCCGCGCCCACCGCCGAGTCCACGGTGACCTTGGGCGGTGTTGCCGACGACGCGCTACCTTTCAGGGTGAAGGGCGCCCGGGGGCAGTGGGTCGCCCTCCAGGTTCAGGTGGAATACGAAGAAGGCGGCGTCGCCGCGCTCCCGCCCAAAGCGTTTGGCGTAGAAGCCGCGCCGCTGCGGGTCGCCGTCCTTGCTATAGA
The Deinococcota bacterium DNA segment above includes these coding regions:
- a CDS encoding PfkB family carbohydrate kinase, with the protein product MDSAVGAGDSMLAGALLARAEGADWSEALRLAVACGTATAKTPGTELCYPETISSILPQVRLEPLSAR